The following are from one region of the Salvelinus fontinalis isolate EN_2023a chromosome 5, ASM2944872v1, whole genome shotgun sequence genome:
- the LOC129855242 gene encoding ribonuclease P protein subunit p21-like, protein MAGNVKDKEAYQRLNFLYQAAHCVLSQTPENVELARFYCFTQKTIAKRLVLRQDPSVKRTLCKKCCSLMVPGVTATARQRRTKHRNRMTVLRCLRCGQCKRFLNNPEHRLWVDQPEAQLENQSQPEQGPSTKELKEKADGPISQISSTGPSSTQHQVPPSKPKT, encoded by the exons ATGGCAGGAAACGTGAAAGACAAGGAGGCTTATCAAAGACTGAACTTCCTGTATCAG GCTGCACACTGTGTTTTGTCTCAAACCCCTGAGAATGTGGAGTTAGCTCGTTTTTACTGCTTCACTCAGAAGACAATCGCAAAACGTTTGGTACTGAGACA AGACCCCTCAGTGAAAAGAACATTATGTAAGAAGTGCTGCTCTTTGATGGTCCCAGGAGTAACTGCCACAGCCAGACAGAGAA GGACTAAGCACAGAAACCGCATGACTGTGCTGCGATGTCTTCGCTGTGGGCAGTGCAAGAGGTTCCTAAACAATCCGGAGCATCGCCTGTGGGTGGACCAGCCTGAGGCTCAGCTGGAGAACCAATCACAGCCAG AACAAGGTCCCTCCACTAAAGAGTTGAAGGAGAAAGCAGATGGACCCATATCGCAGATATCCTCCACAGGGCCTTCCTCTACCCAGCACCAGGTGCCTCCATCCAAGCCCAAAACCTGA
- the LOC129855241 gene encoding aquaporin-12-like: MSELDVSLGYFLAVVAFGAAFRVLFRKWPCLSFAAEFTTSFVLVACWLEVQTIIEIGEWAGVLESDVTLTIRFVVLLTHGVICAGATGNPSLTLMNFLLLETPTLHTLLAFAAQFLGAHLALIVAGYYWAMELNDMHIIKNLIFRECSTALRVSLVQGVYSECVCAFIFYLIYLSLRCRSALIRVPFFAAVLTLLSHAASGYTSAFLNPSLAYGLTFYCPGFTFTEYSVVYCLGPIIGMTLALLLYMGHIPRIFAKNLLYSQKTHVQVPKGDGDKKKK; encoded by the exons ATGTCTGAGCTTGATGTCTCCCTTGGTTACTTTCTTGCTGTTGTGGCGTTTGGTGCAGCCTTTAGAGTCCTTTTCAGAAAATGGCCTTGTTTGAGCTTTGCAGCAGAGTTCACAACATCATTTGTGCTGGTGGCATGCTGGCTGGAGGTGCAGACCATTATAGAGATTGGCGAGTGGGCAGGGGTACTGGAATCAGACGTTACTCTAACCATACGGTTTGTGGTGCTGCTGACCCATGGTGTGATATGTGCTGGAGCCACTGGAAACCCCTCCCTGACTCTGATGAATTTCCTGCTGCTGGAGACCCCTACTCTGCACACTCTGCTGGCTTTCGCTGCTCAGTTCCTGGGGGCACACCTGGCCCTGATTGTAGCTGGCTACTACTGGGCAATGGAGCTCAATGACATGCACATAATTAAGAACCTGATATTTAGGGAGTGCAGCACAGCTCTGCGTGTCTCCCTGGTGCAGGGGGTCtattctgagtgtgtgtgtgcattcatctTCTATCTGATATACCTCAGCCTGAGATGTCGCTCTGCGTTGATTCGGGTGCCTTTCTTTGCAGCTGTGCTCACCCTTCTCTCCCATGCAG CCAGTGGTTATACCTCAGCTTTCCTGAACCCCTCCCTGGCCTATGGCCTTACCTTCTACTGTCCTGGGTTCACCTTTACGGAGTACTCAGTGGTCTACTGCCTTGGGCCCATTATTG GAATGACCCTGGCCCTTCTTCTGTACATGGGTCACATCCCCAGGATTTTTGCAAAGAATCTGCTGTATTCCCAGAAGACCCACGTACAGGTGCCAAAGGGGGACGGAGATAAAAAGAAAAAATGA